The proteins below come from a single Diadema setosum chromosome 21, eeDiaSeto1, whole genome shotgun sequence genomic window:
- the LOC140244688 gene encoding uncharacterized protein: MGTDVAFLKVVLWSCCMLVQMGKSQLAHVIQSPQSFVKGSEEQTTTSVDQQIEYIGLRIDQLESQLQMANANIKQMMESSPTVAELQMKNDEQTRMLGKFERFFGLLYAEKPEAFDPEVAIETRMSKLNEYLGNREAELAGLRPSPMTVVDSHETFDPELLGKVLSEINEQNSQLAAKVQMLQSKVDITLPRKDGRVDSGRADDTSAVRGKRQTRDLQRQISATDNVEEISDELAHEIMDILSSMNTTSNLTSSSDADITDDSLTIEEEIDILAEDILGVPNISKKRKSAFSAASTRSMFGTSEAQVMTFQHVFANKGRDFNAENGTFVCEINGYYFITFHLRSYDGRHLGVVLMKNEDVVTAIFSDASERNVMDSQSVILPLEKGDRVYLRLSPSERFAVYSDASFKYSTFSGFLLYRGN, from the exons ATGGGTACCGATGTCGCGTTCCTGAAGGTAGTTCTCTGGTCATGCTGTATGCTTGTGCAG ATGGGGAAATCCCAACTTGCCCACGTGATACAGTCACCACAGTCTTTCGTCAAGGGTTCAGAAGAGCAGACGACAACTTCTGTCGATCAACAGATAGAGTATATCGGCCTGAGGATCGATCAGTTGGAATCACAGTTACAGATGGCTAATGC GAACATAAAGCAAATGATGGAGTCGTCACCAACGGTTGCTGAGCTTCAGATGAAGAACGATGAACAAACTCGAATGCTGGGCAAGTTTGAACGCTTTTTCGGGTTGCTATACGCGGAAAAGCCTGAAGCGTTCGACCCAGAGGTTGCCATAGAGACAAGAATGTCGAAGCTTAACGAATATCTAGGTAACCGGGAGGCGGAGCTTGCAGGTTTGCGCCCGTCACCCATGACCGTGGTCGACAGCCATGAGACATTTGACCCTGAACTCCTGGGGAAAGTTTTGTCTGAAATAAACGAGCAGAATTCACAGCTGGCGGCAAAAGTGCAG ATGTTGCAATCAAAAGTGGACATCACGCTTCCAAGGAAAGACGGTAGGGTGGACAGCGGCCGCGCAGACGACACATCCGCGGTACGAGGCAAGAGACAAACTCGTGATCTTCAGCGGCAGATCTCGGCTACCGATAACGTTGAAGAAATATCTGAtgag TTGGCTCACGAGATCATGGACATACTCTCATCAATGAACACGACGTCGAACCTGACTTCCAGTTCCGATGCCGACATCACCGACGACAGTCTCACAATCGAGGAGGAGATTGATATCCTGGCTGAGGATATCCTTGGAGTCCCAAATATTTCTA AAAAACGCAAGTCGGCCTTCTCCGCAGCTAGCACGAGGTCGATGTTCGGCACCAGCGAAGCCCAAGTGATGACTTTTCAGCACGTCTTCGCCAACAAAGGTCGCGATTTCAACGCGGAGAACGGCACTTTTGTCTGCGAGATAAACGGCTATTACTTTATCACATTTCA CCTGAGGTCGTACGACGGTCGTCACCTGGGCGTCGTCCTGATGAAGAACGAAGACGTGGTCACTGCCATCTTCTCCGACGCCAGCGAAAGGAACGTAATGGATAGTCAGAGTGTGATCCTGCCCCTGGAGAAGGGGGACAGGGTGTACCTCCGCCTCAGCCCCTCCGAAAGATTCGCCGTCTACAGCGACGCGTCCTTCAAATACAGCACCTTCAGTGGGTTCCTCCTCTACAGGGGGAACTAG